ATTAAGCAACTACTCAAGCAAAAATTGGAACGACGCCGACTCAAAGCTCTCTCGCTTTGCTTGGAtgcttagggcgcgtttggtaacatttctgtttaaaaattgttccaggaaacagaaatagaaaaaagtgtttacattccgagggaacaatttttgaacaaaaacgtgcttggtaaacttgttccgggaataaaaatgaacaaacacgattggtaaatttgtatatatattttttttaatttttatttttattttatttttctattttctttcttatttttcttattttcttatttatttttccttttttttttttttttttttttttttttttggctttggcgcgaccggccgacgagggccggcaacctcgcccAACCCAGCGAGGTCGCCttgccggggccggcgaggtcgccggccctcgacggcgtcgccgaccctcgacggccggtcgccggccatggccgaggccggcgaccggccaaagaaaaaagaaagaaaaaagaagaagaaaagaagaagaaaaaagagagaagtgtttctgaattttgtttcagaaacaagaaacaacttttctttttttgtttattgtttttgttccaaatgtgtttccgggaaccaaaaataattttcgaacaaaaacgcacccaaacgcgtttctattcctttttgttcccaggaccaaaaaaacagaaaagttgttcaaaaacagaaaaaaagaatgaaaacaaacgcagccttactTGTCAAGTGAGCGCATGACATGAACCCAACTTATAGGGAGAAGCGTTACTTTGATGTGAACATTTGGGTGTATCGGGTGTTGACTAATGAAAATATATGCGACACTCAAGGATCGGAGAAGAAAGGCATTGTTCCACCTTTGACAAAGTGTAATGCTAACATTTTTCAATTGTCTTTCATCGTATCTAGTATTATGGCTATTTTAAGAGGGAGAGAATAAGGGATGTGACGAAGAGTGTATTAGATAATAAATTAATGCATAGTCAATGGATCTTCATGAGTTATTTGATCTCTTTCTTACTAATTCTTACTAATGGAATGTCCTCTCCCATGTCTCTCGACAAATCTCAACTACCGGAATAAGATTCATTACCTCAAAACAACAATTGAAACTCATTGTGGCACCGCAAGGCATAGGGAAGATTGTCCATACTGGATCCTATAACTTAAGTGTTGGGTGGTCTTGGGCTCTTTCATTCCAAAAGTTAGCTCAAAATGTGAGACTTTTTCTCACATTTATTAACTCACTGTATGCCCCTTCCACAATTAATGTGAGATTACCACAACAATATTTCCCTTATACATTGTGCTTAGGTTGGAGGCCTCACCAACCTCTTTGAGTAACTGTTAGTCCAGACTTTTTGGTAACCTACACTATGATACCAGTATTTGGTGGTCTTAAACATCTCTCACCCCAAAAACTAGTTCAAGAGGTGAGACTTTCCCTCACATTGATAAATTCACTACCTGCCTCTTTCACGACCAATGTAAGAGTATCCCAACAATAAGTTATCTTTCACTTAGACTTTGtttgttttagaaaaatgttttttaaatcattcatgttccacaaaataaatgaatccttaataaaaaagaaaaatgacagaACGAAGTTTGATTCATGCGTGATTATTGAAGTATAGAAGTTGCATTCCTAAGTTTGTTGATCATCAGTGTCGATCTCCTTCTATTTTCTCTCGCTCACACAAATGGTTATCGGATATATCATGAAGTGGATGGTTATATTTGATTCAATGAATATAGTCTTTCCACTTCCCACTTTAACCACTATTACATAGAAACATAAAATTTGCATCATCTTAATTTACCTGAAGCAATATATGATGATCATGCTCTCGAGTCTTGAAACTATAATTAGTGAGATAatgttcaattttcaaaacaatGATCATAGATATCACGGGAAAAGTCAGTGCCTCCAAAAGTTGGTTATTTCTTTGTTTAAATCGAACAATTCTCATAAAGTGAACTCTTTGAAAAAAACCCATGAATAAATTAATGTGATTTAGATCACTCATGCGTTATGTGAACGATTTATTTAATACAGTAAGTCAGATGGAAAGGTTAATAATGCTTATCAAAGCACAATGGCATGACATTTATATGAACGAATTCAGGAACATGATTGATCTGTATCTCCCAATTGCACGTACTTCATGCATCTGTATATGATTATAAATGCTTATATGTTTATGCCGTACATCTTGATGTGATGTTTGAATTGGGAAGACGTTCAGGTGTACGAACATTTGCCCTATTCTTTGGGAAGCAAATTCGTGCATGCTAGGAGAAGGACGTGCTCCTCTGATCAACGTGTATCAGATATGCAGATCAAGTAACAAGAGGCCTCTTCTCGTTAAGGCGTTCATTTCTAACGTTGATAACCCtgtaatttttgaaaagttaaGCTTGCGGACATTCTTCCCAACATCATCATATCTATTTAAGCGGTGAACATCATTCTTGTGAAGTCGAACATCGTTTCTCATTGTATGTGGTCTCATTATGTGGTCTTGCCTAAAACGATATACGTTCCTGATTACATAAAATCTTtcatgaatttgaaatttaGACTTTCTGATTACAAAAGAATATGATTTCAAActgaatttgttgattcaatatGCTCGTGAATCAGGGCTAGTCAAGAACACATTTAATCTCTCAGTTATTATCCTCTAGCAGATTAAATGCGTGTATGAAACGAACAAGTATAGAATATATAGTACGACTTTCAAAATGCGTCTTTGTCCAACAATTTGACCAAAATATATGTCCCATTAAACGGTTTAGACGAGATATAATTAAGCAGCGTAATcataaagagaaagagagagatgggctATGTTTTCTAAGTAAAAGTAAACAAGGTTATTCATTTTTAGTACGACTCATTCCACACTACCGGATGACCAGGAACCAGATCATATTTTCCTCAAGATGTGACATGGAATAAACAACAACTTTCTAGTAACAAAAATGAACTGGACGTTAGCAAGAAAAATTGCTATATCCGATCATatttcaaaatgacaaaatcgaTTTAACTGAGCATGCGATTTGACTCCACGTTTACTTACATAATGTGCTCTTGTCGAAGAGTGTAAGTGCGAGCACTCAGTCGTTAAACATTGTCAACCACGTTTTTCTGGTATCTAGCTACTTAGTGGTGAATGATGTGTAACCGGTGCCTGCAAAGACCAAGCAACGGGAACTTGATGCAGCCATAGCTGATATATTTTTAAGGTACTTTTCAATCGTTTAGTTGCTGAATATACTGGTTTGAATTGCTTTCTCTAGAGTTCTTGCGCTAGGCAAACCCATCAAGTGGAATTGATTTGGGTCTCGTTAGTTGAATTTAATGGAGAAGCTTCAAACTTATCTTATGTACTGTCGCAATAAACCTTTTTTGTGCCTCGTAAGTTGTGGTATAATGAGCATCCTTGGAGTAAACATGGGGGAAAAATGTTTTGTGCCTTAAAAATAAGGACTTCCTCTAgtttgctttgtttctttgccttttcaattctaaatctttttttttagtgcTTTTCTTTTCGGAGATCACGGGCTCCGTTGGGATCAACGTCACTCCGACTCTCTCTTTCACACTTGCCACCCTTTGCTTCGTCCCCCCTTGGTGGGGACTGTGTAATGCCCGATTGATTGTGATTGAGATTTTGCTTACGCTCTCCAATTGAAAGGCCAATTTCAAGTAAAATCTCTTATATCATCTTCCTATATGTTAGAGTTTGCACCGTGCATGAGCAAGCTTTCATCTGttgtataattaaaattaactttGGAGCTACCAATTCCCAAATTCTATATTCTTTAAAATCAAATACGCACGGTTTATAAACCTAAAGCATATATTGCTGTCGATTATTTTCGTCCAAGGATGAGATTACGCATGTCTAGGCTAGGCCTAGGACGCAATTCTGCTTTGGACCACCTTACGTGCACCTAACAAGCTAGATAATTAGGCTAGGCTGCTCGGACCGGGCTTAGACCGGCCCAAACTTATTGAGCCTTGTGTCTTTAGGCCTGGATACCAAAGGCCGGcctgaaccgaaccgaattgGACTGAGCTGAACTCGGGTCGGTCTTTGCTAAGCCCAAAGGTGATCTTGTTCCTTTTTCAACTTTTAGTCCGAAAACAGTTCAAACATACAAACAAATTACTACAAATATTTTGACAACCACTCCATTCTCAATGAATTTAACCCTTTATTGAATTTCAAATTGACCTTGGATTAACATAGAAATTTTTCTGCGGCAGATCATCCCTACAATATCCTTATCTGCATACCTTTCGAGAGCacataataaaaatcaattgacACATAGACGCGTCTAAAAATTACAATGCCCCTCAATTCAAACCAAGATAATAAGGAATGCTTGTACCATTGAGCCAGTCATTTCCTTGTATAAAGGAGGAGACCGTGAACTGAGTAGCCTCCGTGACATTGGTAAGGACTTTATAACCAGGCCATGTTACTCTGGCACTCGTGTTCGAACCTGGCCCTTGGTTCCGGTATTCTGCATAGTACAACGTGTTCAATGCGAACGTCCCGTTCCATTCCAACCACCCGGCAGGGTCCACCACGTCTTCGATGTTCGACAACATGTAGACCGTCCTGGAGTACTCCTTCCATGGGCGACCTAGGTATGTTTTGAACGAGGACTTCACAGGGATTAGGTCCGCTGCGGCCGCAACCTTGCAGTTAAGGATTGAGATCCCCGTGTTCTGGTTGGGGTCCTCCCTCCCCTGCGCCGTGAATATGTTCTTCTGGTTCTCATTTGGCTTGCGTGCGTACAAGTTGCAATTTTGGAAGACCACAGCTGCATTCCCGAAGATGAAGTCGACCGTGCCGTAAATGTCACACTCGCGATAGAATTGGCGGAGGGAGTGGACATAGAGCGTGTCTTGGTAGCCAATGAAGCTGCAACTGTAGAAGGCAGAGAGGTCGGAGCCGCTCCGGAAGGCCACGGCCTGGTGCTTGCTCGGACCGGCATAGTTCTCGAATGATATGCCCTTCGCTATGAATCCACTCCCGACCGCAGctgaggaaaaaggaaaaagtaaaaagagagtCAAAGTTTAAGAATGATGTTGAGATGACATGCATGAACTTATATCAGCTTCATAATCTATACTCCTAAATGACATATCATAGCAGTATGCAAGTGAAAGGCTTACTCGACGAGAAACCATAGACGTGACTTTCGCATATACTTTAGTTCAGATAATCGCTCTCATGCCTTTTAATACTCCAGGGAACCTTTGATCAGCATCATCCTCAAAATGATGTCTACCTCAAGCTATGCATCTAACACTGCTTTTAATGAGAATGGTCCAAAAAACACAGCGGGTGTCACCCCTCCAACAGTTGTACAATCTATCACAACACCAACTAAGCGTCGAGTTTTGGAACGGAAAAGctctaaataaaaagaaaaccttCTGCTTTTTCAGTCAGTAAATCTATATATACATTAAAGAACCTCCTTGTTTTGTTTTCCCAAGTCACATGCATTTAGCCGCTGATCCGTGAATTTAGGCTCACCGTCACCACCAATCCCACGTTAGAGTTATGTTTTTTTCGTCAGTTGTCAGGTTCTCTTGCCTCTCTAATCGCCAACAAGGGTCTTAAGGTTCATAAGCATCCGCAATAGGGACGTAAAACAAAGCAGACTACTAGGGTTTAATTAAGCACATTCACATGGGCAGCTACGATTTACTCGCAGACATCGATCTTTCCCAAACGCAACGTTGTCTTTTATCTCGTCTTTAGGGCTTTGGTCAGGGAACACTGCAACATAGGGACTATTAATACATAATCACAATCACATGCAAATGCAGCGCGTTTCTCCACATGTCAAACTTGCTAAGGCTAAATTTCCTTTTGCCCGTCCCGAGGAAAAAAGCGTTCGACCTTTTGAAAACATTGGCCCTGAATTCACTAATCTTTATTCATTTCGTGAAGCTTTGTCAAAGTCACAGGATTTTCCTAGAGAGTCGACGACGATTTGGCGTGATGATGACGTCCAGGGCGCGCTCCATATCTTGTCGTCtgtttgaatttttgtgaaaaaaagtACTTACCAAATCAACCATCAAGAACTGGACCGCACCCATGTGCAATTAAGATTCGATCAGCTTCGCTTGGACCAGTTGCAGATGAGGACCCTACTCATACGTGCAAAACACTCTGCCTTAATTTCCTAATTATATTAGGAATCTATATGCAAAATGCTGATTCTTCTTTTAAGTGAGGGAGCCAGAAAGTTGAGGGGGTGCGATTTCTAGCAAAGTTGACTATAAATTTCAATCCCGAGTTCCGCTAATGATAGTATTAAGCATTACCAACTTAGTTAAATGatcaataatggaaaaaaatatattaaaaaacgACGTATCCATGAAAACATAACATTAAACCAATTTAAATATCCCAACTTCACATTTAACTTTATTTGCATGGATCAAGGAATACAATTAAGTTTTCAGATACTAGGTGAGATGAAATGAGAAAAGAGCATCATAAAAAATTAGTGTTCAATCCAAATAACTTTTGGACttattattagaaaattcaTGCTTTAAATACGCGTAAAACcgaaataatatttttgtactCAAACCAAATggaaatttattatattatttatgttgattatgaaaaattcaaaactatccGTACCACAAGAGGGTTTAATTTTAAAggtttttaaaattatctacATACAAACTAAAAATGAATGTCAGTAATGTCCATGCTTATAACCCATTAAAGTTTTCTACAATCAGCAACGAAAACGTGCCAGGGCAAGTTATTTTCTCGTTCTATCAAGGTCTTGGACTCTCCTTGTCGAGTTTTTTCCAAACCAAGGAGAAACGAGCCAGACCCTTGCCCAACGAGCACAACGTAGGACGTGCGCCACACGTTGTGGCAACACGAAGGGAGAAGTCAATTCTCATAGGCCATGATTTCGAAGGAAGATTTCGGGTCTCTTGTCAGTACTGTTGCTTAGCTGCTTCGCATTTATACTTATACATGCTCCCAAAAGAGCATCATATCCAGAATTCTTCAATCTTTCTGTGACCCTACAAACGCGGCGGATGGACTGGGGCACTCCGGACGGGTCCCCATGCCAGACACGCTAATTACCTTTTGACAATTGTCACTCtgggattatattatttaatatctCGCGGGCCAATCTGTCTATGGCCAACGGAAAAGGACATGGTGTGGTTTTTCTACGGAAATCTCTTCTAAATGATGTTAGAAAAAGGTCCCGTTGAATTGCTTAAATGCCAAGCGCAAGCTTTTCCATGACATACGAcctactaatttttttactggAGATTCCTCAGTCGCGAGAGAATTTAAGGTGCTCACGGGAACTCGAACTGCTCTACAAGCCTCCAGAACGAGGGCAACAACATGACAGAGTCAAGCCTCGTGCCGACACGGGCCCCAATAATGGTCATGGCTGCACTCCTAAAGTTCTAATCTAAGATAATCTAAAGTCCTAGGAACGCCATGTGGTCCGACGCATATCACTCTCAATTCATGTTTAGTCAAACATCACAGACCTAATTCCAGCAAAAACTGATATCGCGTccgtttgtttataaaatgttCAAATGGAGCCACTCATGGTGACAACCCGAATAAATTATGTTCCTACTCTCCAGAGATTCATAGCTTCATGACAAAGCGATTTATTGCATGGGATATGAGGAGTAAAGTTAGCGAGGGTGAACCAAATGAAAtaattcttttgatgatttttgaactCACCAACAGTGGCGGATCGGAAGGTGGTCCAGCCGTCGACGACATTCCGGTTGCCCTTGATCCACGTCTTCCCGATGCCGTCCCCCAGAAACATGATATTCGTCTTCTTGCTAATTACCTCCACATTCTCGAAGTAGGACCCTGCTTTTATGTATATCACAAACCTGAAAAGCGTTTCCCAATCAAGGGAAAACAACCCACGAAGGAAACTTCAGTAAGTGGTGAATGCTATCATTTCATCAAAACCAAGTTGCGATTTAACTAACTGACAATGGCTAATAGAGAATTCTAATATGGTCCTCTAATCAGATAATTGATAACAGCTAATAGAGTAGGCTAACTTTCTAGTCGATGCACTTCAATATAGAGTGACCcagaatatatatttataaaaattggcATCCGAAATGATAGGTCAGACTAAGTATTTACTAGTTAGATAAGCAGGGCCCATTCGATGACGGAAAGTAAGTGTGCCAGATTAATTTACTTATGCTATTTTGTCGATTTTGGTTCGTCCTGTTGCTGTAAGAAAGAATGAGGGTTAAAAATTATTAAGCCACTGCAATAACTCCGCAATGTCGGCAGACGCCCCCACCTGGTGGTGCTGGCATTTGGGGCGGCGGCCACCGCCGCGCTGACGGTGGTGAAATTTCCCGTCCCGTCCTGCGCCACGCTCACATTGTAGCTTGTCGCGCTCACCGGAGCCTGCAACAACCTCCTGTCCTTGGGCGACAGCCACGCCGGGAACCCGTTCCTCATCCTGCCGTACTCCGGAAAgacctcccccgccgccgcggGCGAGCCGGACGGCCTCCCCTTCACGCCGGGCAGCTTCTTGAGCATGACCAGCGAGTTGCTGACGTGGCGGGAGATGTTGAAGAGTTTACTCTGGATCGCGTCCCGCACTTTCTGCTTGCTGTACGCGAAGCCGTCGAGGCACGTGTACTGGTTCGTCATGGCGCCGCTCAGGAGCGTCTGGAGGTCGTGGAAGTGCGCCGCCGGGGCGGTCGGGCCATTCGCGCTGGAGAGGTCGGAGATGGCCTTGCCGAACTCGTCGACGGTGCGGGCGAGGAGCTCGAGGCAGTCGTCGAGGGCGCGGCGCTCGAGGGGGCCGAGCTTGGCGGCGAGGCGCCGCTCGAGGGCGGAGCAGCTGGAGGAGGCGGACCGGGCCTGGGCGGAGGTGAGGTTGACGGTGGAGGAGATGATCTCCGGGACGGACTTGGAGGCGAGGTCGGGGAAGGAGGCGAGGGTGGAGACGCAGAGGTCCGGGTAGAGAGTGCCTTGGCAGGTGGAGTGCGCGACTTGGAGGTGGCGGCGGGTGTGGAAATGCGCGGTGGTTTCCgggctggcggcggcggcggcggcggcgaggaggttgaggaggaggaggaggaggtgtgGCCGGAGACTGTGCATGGTGGAGAGTGTTAAGCCTCGGTTTTCTCGTTTGAGCGAGGGAGAGACTGTCGATGGTTTGAAAATGGCGACGAAGGGGGAACTACTTTATGCAAGTGCACGAGCTCTCGAGGCGTGTGTCGCTTCCCGAGCTCGAAAGGACGTTGATAAGTTCGAAAGGAGTAATATTCGTGAGAATTTACAGCGCATCACTTTTTAAGTTTTGAAATGAGTGCGGTTAATACCTCGATGATATAACTATAATAAATtagtattttaataaatttaccttttatttatatccgttaaattttatgaatataCCATTATGATATAActtgtgatttttcgtgatgTTAATATAGTTTAACGAAATCtaatgaaaagtaaatttttcataaatgtgCTATTGGAGGTTTTTGGCTAATTTGTCgcaagtatatcaatttgaattttttttcataaaaaattaaattaatttgggataaattgatGACAAATAtattggtttgaaatttttcgtgatatcAACCTAAATTCTTACAAATGTGATTTGATAAGAATTCATTTCTGTAAGCGAAAATAGCAGGGTCTAGACGAATTGGGAGACCCGTGGCTAACTGGTTTAACTCATCCTCTTGCTTGGACATTTGTCATTAGATATGAGACTTCAGGGTGGGCTTTGTCCTCTAGATCTGGTATCAGGACAACCTCCGGAGGAGATTTGTTTAATGTCACTGTCTGCTGCAACCTAACCACAGCGTTTCTCATGTCATATATAGTCTGCAGAGGATAGTAATGAAGCACCACGAACTACACAGTGTTTCGTGTCTTCTCATTGGGAAGACAAATTCCAGCAATGCGTCTTTATGGATCTGCATATATGGAGCATACTGAAAGGACGAATAGAAAATAACCTTCTCCTTTGGGAAGACAAAAATCACCTACTTCTCAACAAACTTTCGTTGCGATTTGACTTCATCATTTAGCCGTTGCTTCGCTCTGTAATTGAATCTGCATATATGGAATGGGTCGAGTTTTCATGCCAGGATGTGATCATGAATTAGGTCTGCCCATGCCCATGTGGGATCCACAAAATTAAAACTGGTGATTAATCCGACctgtaaaattatttaaacatttATTACACCTtc
This region of Eucalyptus grandis isolate ANBG69807.140 chromosome 8, ASM1654582v1, whole genome shotgun sequence genomic DNA includes:
- the LOC104456738 gene encoding pectinesterase-like, with product MHSLRPHLLLLLLNLLAAAAAAASPETTAHFHTRRHLQVAHSTCQGTLYPDLCVSTLASFPDLASKSVPEIISSTVNLTSAQARSASSSCSALERRLAAKLGPLERRALDDCLELLARTVDEFGKAISDLSSANGPTAPAAHFHDLQTLLSGAMTNQYTCLDGFAYSKQKVRDAIQSKLFNISRHVSNSLVMLKKLPGVKGRPSGSPAAAGEVFPEYGRMRNGFPAWLSPKDRRLLQAPVSATSYNVSVAQDGTGNFTTVSAAVAAAPNASTTRFVIYIKAGSYFENVEVISKKTNIMFLGDGIGKTWIKGNRNVVDGWTTFRSATVAAVGSGFIAKGISFENYAGPSKHQAVAFRSGSDLSAFYSCSFIGYQDTLYVHSLRQFYRECDIYGTVDFIFGNAAVVFQNCNLYARKPNENQKNIFTAQGREDPNQNTGISILNCKVAAAADLIPVKSSFKTYLGRPWKEYSRTVYMLSNIEDVVDPAGWLEWNGTFALNTLYYAEYRNQGPGSNTSARVTWPGYKVLTNVTEATQFTVSSFIQGNDWLNGTSIPYYLGLN